In Candidatus Binataceae bacterium, the sequence GCTACTACGCCGGATGGTGCAGCAAGATCTACGGCGACACCAATCCGTCCGACCCTTCGATGTTCAACTACACGCTGCGCGAGCCGGTCGGCGTATGCGGACAGATTATTCCGTGGAACTTTCCGCTGCTGATGGCGTCGTGGAAGCTCGGTCCGGCCCTGGCCTGCGGCAATACCGTGATTCTCAAGCCGGCCGAACAGACCCCGGTCACGGCGCTTCGCCTCGGCGAATTGATCCTGGAAGCGGGATTGCCCGAAGGCGTCGTCAACATAATCACCGGCTTCGGCCCCGGCGCGGGCAGCTCGATCTCCGAGCATCCGGATATCGACAAGGTCGCCTTCACCGGCTCGGCCGAGGTCGGCAAGATCATCCTCAAGGCGTCGGCGGGCAACTTAAAGCGGGTGTCGCTGGAACTCGGCGGGAAATCCCCGAACATCATCTTTCCCGACGCCGATATGGAGCAGGCGGTCCCGAACTCGATGATGGGCGTGTTCTTCAACTCCGGCCAGGTATGTTGCGCCGGCACGCGGATTTTCGTACAGAAGGACGTCTACGACAAGTTCAACGATTCGCTCGCCAAGTTCAGCGCCGGCATGACCGTGGGCGACGGCCTCGAGCCCAGCACCATGATGGGTCCGCTGGTCTCCAAGGAACAGTTCGACAAGGTCAAGGGCTACCTTGAACTGGGCAAGCAGGAAGGCGCCCGCGTGACCGTCGGCGGCGAAGCGATGGGTGGCAAGGGCTATTTCGTGAAGCCGACCGTCTTCGCCGACGTGAACAACAAGATGCGGATCGCGCGCGAGGAAATCTTTGGTCCCGTCGCCGCGACCATTCCGTTCAAGGACGAAAACGACGCGGTGCTCCAGGGCAACGACACCGACTACGGCCTCGGGGCGGCGGTTTGGACCAGCGACGTTGGCCGCGCGCACAAGGTCGCGCGCGCGCTCAAGGCCGGCACCGTTTGGGTCAATTGCTACGGAATGATCGATCCGATCTCGCCCTTTGGCGG encodes:
- a CDS encoding aldehyde dehydrogenase family protein, which encodes MGATTPSAERAAGSARSSAALNFLKASPKKLLIGGKWVPAKSGKTFETLNPATEEVLALIAEGDKADVDDAVKAARKAFEDGKWSKIGPHQRARYLLKIADLIEQHADELAELETLDNGKAKTQARAIDIAGAAETFRYYAGWCSKIYGDTNPSDPSMFNYTLREPVGVCGQIIPWNFPLLMASWKLGPALACGNTVILKPAEQTPVTALRLGELILEAGLPEGVVNIITGFGPGAGSSISEHPDIDKVAFTGSAEVGKIILKASAGNLKRVSLELGGKSPNIIFPDADMEQAVPNSMMGVFFNSGQVCCAGTRIFVQKDVYDKFNDSLAKFSAGMTVGDGLEPSTMMGPLVSKEQFDKVKGYLELGKQEGARVTVGGEAMGGKGYFVKPTVFADVNNKMRIAREEIFGPVAATIPFKDENDAVLQGNDTDYGLGAAVWTSDVGRAHKVARALKAGTVWVNCYGMIDPISPFGGYKQSGFGRELGKYAIELYTQIKSVYVKL